aacccattaggatctgtagaacattaacccattaggatctgtagaacattaGAACAAGGACACACAGTTGTAGAGCTGACGGTTAGTGCTCAGGCAAACAGAGGCATCACACTTCTAAGTGTTGCTACATTATTAGGCAGCAAAACACACGGACAGCCCCAGCTTTCAGGGCACATCCAAACTCCTGGTTTAGCTTGTTGTCGGTGTGTTGTTCCTGCCGGTTTTAGTGTTGTTGGCTAGCCTACAGTCTAAGGCTACGGAGCTAAAACTACAAGTAGAATCAGGAGTTTCGTAAACCGTACCTGCAAACAGGCTCGTCTGAAAGTCTATGTTCTGAAAATCACAACAGTCAAGAATACAAAAGCAAAGGGAGAAACAAGTCAGCtgcaatcaagatcaagcgactcACACCAGACACATGAAGCCCAGTGAGGAGAATGACAGGAAAATCAGAAGACGGAGATGGAAAAGCCCTTCGGTTTTACCTTTTGCAAGCAGTGATGGAATATGGCatcaaaataataaaaagcatCTATAAAAGCACCCCCTGTTACTGGGGGAGTACTATTACTGTCCTGTACCTACAACTCTGGGTACTCGGTACCAGAGTAAATTGGACCTTTTAGAAACCAGTGGCAGAAAAGTGAACACAACCACTTCTACCAGGAAACAGCCCGGATCAATTGCTCCTGCCAGTCGTCTCTTACCAGAACATCGTGGTTTAAGGTTACCGGAGGATACAGAATTCCAGTTGCTGATAGTTTAAATAAAAACCTTAAAAAACTTGAACACAGATGGTCTCCTAATGGTGCACCTGAACATTTAGACTAATCAGTACACATATGAACTTTACCACTTGGGAACATACTTTGGATGCTGTAATTAGAGATTTGTTAATAGTAAAAGTTTTCCTGGCAACAGGATATAGAAGCATGACATcacgcttttaatacacttaaacagaagagtgagaaaaacattcaccccctcagagttgtcacgagtgtaaactagatcatttaaaccaaaaacatgttctggtaccaggctgtaaacatgtttatttctgctgtgaaattggtatttttaacatgggagtcaatgaggatttgctcgcttctgacaccagcccctagtggatgagagtggaactgcaatttatttcacttccgggtttgactcaatttctgAGCTGCACTGTGGGGGCCTGGTCTATACTGACAAATATTTTAGTGAATGGCTGTGCATGTCTGTGCTGACTAACAGAGAGCATGCTGCTTAATTTAGTGTAGAAACAGCAGCCAACAGTGCATAAAATAATCCCATTTCATTCTATGTGAAGAAACAAAATAGTCTTCGTCTAAACACTCGTATGACTTTTTTGCTGATCTGGAAATatccttttgtacgttcttgctgtgtttgacttctaattccatttttggttcttttttaaacacagaaaaaggttctctttaccttgctgacgttttgtttgcagctgcaagcgtcctcagagctgacgctgatggtggcatcacttcctactccgtttatccgcgggcagcagaggacgttgtcgccctctgctgcccactctcccctctctgatgatacacaaggatcataaacaccgaacaacagaaatacaaaagatggataaaggaagctatagagatagagacgtggatgtgggaccatgaacagggacgacggagtttacacgctggaccacgcatgggaatgcatcatcggagaggggagagcggacagcagagggcgacaacgtcctctgctgcccgcggataaacggagtaggaagtgacgccaccatcagcgtcagcctgaagaagccggcagccgtcggcgaaaccgtagctacaaacaggtaaacaaaactgtttctgtgtttaaaaagaacgaaagcatggattctgttaaccttctcagtggcctagtgctaGAGGGTCCGCCCTGGGgttagggggtaaaaccaccaaatagttcccgagcgcagccactgctgcagctcaccgctccccatgaggATGGGTcgaatgtggagatgaatttcatgtgtgtgatgatgactaatgggactttaactgtaATGCTCTACTAATAATAAAACGTTTCCCACTAACGACACATATGCGTACACCAACACACACTTCTGATGTAGAAGAGTGTGTGTTGGTGTCCATCAGCAGGACTGAGAGGTTTGTGGAAGTCTACTGGTGTAAACGTGAGTTTGTGTCTGCCTCCGCATGAGGATGGTCAGACCTCTCACCTCCTGCAGCAGGTCGGCCTGCTCGATGGCCTTCAGGACGTTCTTTTTGGATGTCTCCTGAGCCTCTCCACCCAGCAGGAACTCATCCAGTATGAAGTAGGCCTTCTCAAAGTTGAAAATTATGTCTAGCTCACAAACCtgttgaccaaaaaaaaaaagaataaacattCCAGCTTATTATGTTACTTCAAGGCAAACACAAGAAGCATGAAGGGAAATActgtaaaataaaagcacaaacgCACACTGCCAAAGTATTTATCCAGCAGCTCCACGTATCGGTGGATGATTTCCAGCGTGATGAGCTCATTGTCCTGGCCCTCAGTGGCACAGCAGAAGTACAGGCTGGCATATCTGTAACATGATGATAAGACAACGAGCAGAGCATCAGCAGCTCAACAAGCCTCTTTCACCGTAAAAATGCAGTCAACCAGACAAAAGTGACTGCAAGGACTTTGGTTCGACGGGATGTTTTAGCGATATACTTTCTGTCCTTCTCACCTAAATGGTGCTGAGACAGCACTCCGTGCTTCTTATTAAACATGGCTGCCTACTGCGTGCAGGTATTCATTAAAGAGCTGGAAACCGGAGCAGAATGCTGAATCAGTTAAGCTCCATTCTGCCGTGGTTCTTTATCCCCGATAATCCCAAAGGCTCTCTTTAAGCATGTGATGATTGGCTAATAAAGGAGTTGGTCAGTTGATCTCCTTGGAGACAGGGGCAGAAGGGCAAATGGACTGCAGAGTTTAAACAAGCGAGCGTTTCAGAGTGACCCGGATCTGAAACTAACACAGAGACGACTTCCTGCAGGTACTGAAATCGGTTACCTGTCTCTGGTTCCATTTAGTCATTTATCTCACTGAGTGGGTCATTGTAGTCAAGTTCAGGAAACATAAAGACCACAGCTCTGACTCTCAACTGCCTACGATTTAAAGACAGGAGGCAAAGCCTCCAGTTGAAGCTCCTTTGTGCCAGATCTATGGAAGCCCTGAAAGgcaaacaaaaataacaaataaagggCTGTGTCATTTTTTTGAGTCAGACCTTATTTCTCTTTTTCACTTCATGACTTTCAAGCAGAAATAAATGTTTTCAGAGGGAGACAAAAGCTTTCTAAAATACTTAGGATTTTTTTTGTGaaagaagcagaaaaagaaaAGTCGAGCCCCGAAATGCAGATAAAAGTAAAATGATCGTATCCATTTTCAAAGGCTGTCCATAAATATATTTTATCTCGCGCCTTTACAAAAGTGAGTTTGGGGGAAAAAATCTAGAATAATAAGTATTTTGTGCTTTTTGGCTTCTACTAGAGATAAGAGCAAATATTTTTTGGAAGTTTGAAACCAAAGCAAATTGACGTACTATTAACTATGATTCTGTTTGCCATTCGGAGCTTCCGTACGTGTTTCACCGGAAGGTGGACTTTGAAACATTCGACAGTTTTGTGGTTCTTGGCACGTACACAGACTCACCCATAACAACTATTACTGTGGATAGTGGTGCCTAAGAGTTTTAAAGACAATGATGCTGTTATCTGTTGTGGCACAAAGCTCTGAAAATTTACTACATAACAACAAAACCATAAAGCAGCCAAATCAGGTAAAACTCTGCATTTATGTCAACTGGTAAAAGGAATTCTAACTGGAGTACTGGTACACAAACCCGTACACCTTTTGGGGACATGATGTTTCTAGTTCTGAGCATTTCATGGTGTTGAGAAACTCTGGAGCTAAATTCCAACTTCTtccttaactcattaactgccaatgacaactaaagtcaacatttgcattttttactgagtgggcatcagaacgagcccccgcaccgtgagaacaaacatcccagctctaaagccggtcttcatccacgtatgtcacacgtcacgtgatcaggaagcagaacatccatgtgttaggagatcgttttgggccgctgctgtaaaaaagtgaggcaggctGAATATAGATCCTGATTGTAATTTCTTTAGCAGTAACACAAATGAATGTAAGTATTATTCAGATGAGCAACTTAAAAACACAATCAAGGTAGAAAAGGGTAAAAATGGTTCACTTTA
This Nothobranchius furzeri strain GRZ-AD chromosome 16, NfurGRZ-RIMD1, whole genome shotgun sequence DNA region includes the following protein-coding sequences:
- the LOC107396045 gene encoding AP-1 complex subunit sigma-2 isoform X3, whose translation is MMQFMLLFSRQGKLRLQKWYVPLSDKEKKKITRELVQTVLARKPKMCSFLEWRDLKIVYKRYASLYFCCATEGQDNELITLEIIHRYVELLDKYFGSVCELDIIFNFEKAYFILDEFLLGGEAQETSKKNVLKAIEQADLLQENIDFQTSLFAAPS
- the LOC107396045 gene encoding AP-1 complex subunit sigma-2 isoform X1; its protein translation is MMQFMLLFSRQGKLRLQKWYVPLSDKEKKKITRELVQTVLARKPKMCSFLEWRDLKIVYKRYASLYFCCATEGQDNELITLEIIHRYVELLDKYFGSVCELDIIFNFEKAYFILDEFLLGGEAQETSKKNVLKAIEQADLLQENIDFQTSLFAGVMVPGMASEASGLFHSNAS
- the LOC107396045 gene encoding AP-1 complex subunit sigma-2 isoform X4, giving the protein MMQFMLLFSRQGKLRLQKWYVPLSDKEKKKITRELVQTVLARKPKMCSFLEWRDLKIVYKRYASLYFCCATEGQDNELITLEIIHRYVELLDKYFGSVCELDIIFNFEKAYFILDEFLLGGEAQETSKKNVLKAIEQADLLQEPRHEYFNVPVY
- the LOC107396045 gene encoding AP-1 complex subunit sigma-2 isoform X2 — protein: MMQFMLLFSRQGKLRLQKWYVPLSDKEKKKITRELVQTVLARKPKMCSFLEWRDLKIVYKRYASLYFCCATEGQDNELITLEIIHRYVELLDKYFGSVCELDIIFNFEKAYFILDEFLLGGEAQETSKKNVLKAIEQADLLQEEAESPRSVLEEIGLT